Proteins co-encoded in one Candidatus Rokuibacteriota bacterium genomic window:
- the pncA gene encoding bifunctional nicotinamidase/pyrazinamidase encodes MTCTRRGFLTLAAGGFALAGGLARAFAQSKIKPGPQDLLLVVDVQNCFTPGGSLAVNDGDKIIPIINRLAPAFEHVILTQDWHTPGHISFASSHAGKKPFETVSLPYGTQVLWPDHCVQGTPGAELHKDLRIPHAELIIRKGYRNQMDSYSAFYEADGKTPTGLAGYLRERGLTTVFLVGLATDFCVFWSAMDARKAGFNALVIEDATRGIDAGGSMAKAWQEMLAAGVKRIQSADVAV; translated from the coding sequence ATGACGTGTACTCGTCGAGGGTTCCTCACGCTGGCTGCCGGCGGCTTCGCGCTGGCCGGCGGCCTCGCCCGAGCGTTCGCCCAGTCCAAGATCAAGCCGGGCCCCCAGGACCTGCTGCTCGTGGTCGACGTGCAGAACTGCTTCACGCCGGGCGGCTCGCTCGCCGTCAACGACGGGGACAAGATCATCCCGATCATCAACCGGCTCGCGCCGGCCTTCGAGCACGTGATCCTGACGCAGGACTGGCACACGCCGGGGCACATCTCCTTTGCGTCGAGCCATGCGGGCAAGAAGCCCTTCGAGACGGTGAGCCTGCCGTACGGGACGCAGGTGCTGTGGCCGGACCACTGCGTGCAGGGGACCCCGGGCGCGGAGCTGCACAAGGACCTGCGCATTCCGCATGCCGAGTTGATCATTCGCAAGGGCTACCGCAACCAGATGGACTCCTACTCGGCTTTCTACGAGGCCGACGGCAAGACGCCGACCGGGCTCGCCGGTTACCTGCGGGAGCGCGGCCTCACGACCGTGTTCCTCGTCGGACTCGCCACCGACTTCTGTGTGTTCTGGTCGGCGATGGACGCGCGCAAGGCGGGTTTCAATGCCCTCGTGATCGAGGATGCCACGCGTGGGATCGACGCCGGCGGCTCGATGGCGAAGGCCTGGCAGGAAATGCTGGCGGCAGGCGTCAAGCGGATCCAGTCGGCCGACGTGGCGGTCTAG